A single Macaca fascicularis isolate 582-1 chromosome 13, T2T-MFA8v1.1 DNA region contains:
- the ANXA4 gene encoding annexin A4, which yields MAVATKGGTVKAASGFNAVEDAQTLRKAMKGLGTDEDAIISVLAYRNTAQRQEIRTAYKSTIGRDLIDDLKSELSGNFEQVIVGMMTPTVLYDVQELRRAMKGAGTDEGCLIEILASRTPEEIRRISQTYQQQYGRSLEDDIRSDTSFMFQRVLVSLSAGGRDEGNYLDDALVRQDAQDLYEAGEKKWGTDEVKFLTVLCSRNRNHLLHVFDEYKRISQKDIEQSIKSETSGSFEDALLAIVKCMRNKSAYFAEKLYKSMKGLGTDDNTLIRVMVSRAEIDMLDIRAHFKRLYGKSLYSFIKGDTSGDYRKVLLVLCGGDD from the exons GCACTGATGAAGACGCCATTATTAGCGTCCTTGCCTACCGCAACACCGCCCAGCGCCAGGAGATCAGGACGGCCTACAAGAGCACCATCGGCAGG GACTTGATAGACGACCTGAAGTCAGAACTGAGTGGCAATTTCGAGCAGGTGATTGTGGGGATGATGACGCCCACGGTGCTGTATGACGTGCAAGAGCTGCGAAGGGCCATGAAG GGAGCTGGCACTGATGAGGGCTGCCTAATTGAGATCCTGGCCTCCCGGACCCCTGAGGAGATCCGGCGCATAAGCCAAACCTACCAGCAGC AATATGGACGGAGCCTTGAAGATGACATTCGCTCTGACACATCGTTCATGTTCCAGCGAGTGCTGGTGTCTCTGTCAGCT GGTGGGAGGGATGAAGGAAATTATCTGGACGATGCTCTCGTGAGACAGGATGCCCAG GACCTGTATGAGGCTGGAGAGAAGAAATGGGGGACAGACGAGGTAAAATTTCTAACTGTTCTCTGTTCCCGGAACCGAAATCACCTGTTGCATG TGTTTGATGAATACAAAAGGATATCACAGAAGGATATTGAACAGAGTATTAAATCTGAAACATCTGGTAGCTTTGAAGATGCTCTGCTGGCTATAG TAAAGTGCATGAGGAACAAATCTGCGTATTTTGCTGAAAAGCTCTATAAATCAATGAAG GGCTTGGGCACCGATGATAACACCCTCATCAGAGTGATGGTTTCTCGAGCAGAAATTGACATGTTGGATATCCGGGCACACTTCAAGAGACTCTATGGAAAGTCTCTGTACTCGTTCATCAAG GGTGACACATCCGGAGACTACAGGAAAGTACTGCTTGTTCTCTGTGGAGgagatgattaa